A single region of the Tachyglossus aculeatus isolate mTacAcu1 chromosome X1, mTacAcu1.pri, whole genome shotgun sequence genome encodes:
- the NDUFAF7 gene encoding protein arginine methyltransferase NDUFAF7, mitochondrial isoform X2: protein MLGEKGDFVTSPEISQIFGELLGIWYISEWMAAGKNSTFQLVELGPGRGTLTGDILRVFDQLGSVLKNCDISVHMVEVSPKLSEIQASTLTGEKTPLERDDGSPAYMSGVTKTGIPINWYRDLQDVPQGYSFYLAHEFFDALPVHKFQKTPQGWREIFIDADPLVSDKLRFVLAPSSTPAELFIQKEETRDHVEVCPDAGVIIQRLSQRIEGTGGAALIADYGHDGTKTDTFRGFRGHKLHDVLTAPGTADLTADVDFSYLRRMIRGKVASLGPIKQQTFLKNMGIDIRLKVLLDNSSDSSLRQQLLCGYDMLMNPTKMGERFKFFALLSQHRLPGASNQINSSRSKSPPSPVAGFGELSWK from the exons AtgctgggagaaaagggagattttGTAACTTCACCCGAAATAAGTCAGATCTTCGGCGAG TTACTAGGGATATGGTACATTAGCGAATGGATGGCGGCTGGAAAAAATTCAACTttccaattggtggagctgggcccGGGAAGGGGCACTCTTACTGGTGATATTTTACGG GTATTTGATCAGCTTGGGTCCGTTCTGAAAAACTGTGACATTTCTGTACACATGGTAGAAGTCAGCCCAAAATTAAGTGAAATCCAAGCCTCCACACTGACCGGAGAGAAAACGCCACTCGAGCGTGACGACGGATCGCCAGCGTACATGAGTGGGGTAACGAAGACTGGGATTCCAATTAACTGGTACAGGGATCTGCAAGATGTACCTCAAG GCTACAGCTTTTACTTAGCACACGAATTTTTTGATGCTCTACCAGTGCATAAGTTTCAG AAAACGCCACAGGGATGGCGTGAAATTTTCATTGATGCGGATCCACTCGTTTCTGACAAACTCAGGTTTGTCTTGGCTCCTTCTTCCACTCCTGCGGAACTCTTCATACAG AAAGAAGAAACAAGAGATCACGTGGAAGTGTGCCCTGATGCGGGGGTGATCATTCAGAGACTTTCTCAGCGTATCGAAGGGACAGGCGGGGCAGCGCTAATCGCGGATTATGGGCACGATGGAACCAAGACGGATACTTTTAGA GGCTTTCGGGGTCATAAGCTTCACGATGTCTTAACAGCCCCAGGAACTGCAGACTTAACAGCCGATGTGGACTTCAGCTATCTGCGTAGAATGATACGGGGAAAAGTGGCTTCTTTGGGACCCATAAAACAACAGACATTTTTGAAAAATATGGGTATTGACATCCGGCTAAAG GTTCTGTTGGACAACTCAAGTGATTCATCTCTACGGCAGCAGTTACTCTGTGGTTACGATATGCTAATGAACCCCACGAAGATGGGAGAAAGATTCAAGTTTTTTGCTCTACTATCTCAACACAGACTTCCAGGAGCCAGTAACCAAATTAATTCGAGCCGTTCAAAATCCCCTCCGTCACCCGTTGCTGGCTTTGGAGAACTTTCCTGGAAGTAA